The Geomonas ferrireducens DNA segment GTCTGCTGCATGCCCGGCATAGGGCTCTCGGAGTGTGCGATCATCGCATAGGAAATCTCCCGCTCACGCACCCGCCCGATCGAGTCATACAGGGAGCCCGGAACGTTCGCCATGGCCTGGATGAAGCTCTTCTCCCGGTCCGCGAGGATCAGGCGGCGGTTATGCCGCAGGGTGCCCATTTCGCGTCTGAGGATGTCGATCGCCTCCGGTTCATCCTTCATGGAGACGAAAAAGTAGGGGTGCATTTCTTTTTCCAGCCAGCTCTGGTTCCCGCCGTTTACCGATTCTTCAACGCCTTGGTTGGACACGACTTTCTCCTTTGTCGGCTCTAGAACGCGTTCATCAGGAAATACATCAGGGCGATGTTGACGACCAAGAGTGGCAGGGCCGTCATGATCTGCACCTTGATGACGCCGTTTTTGTCCGGAAGTTCAAGAAGGGCCGCAGGGACGATGTTGAAGTTGGCCGCCATCGGCGTCATGAGCGTGCCGCAGTAACCCGAGAACATGCCGATCGCGGCGACGATGGCGGGGTTGCCGTGGAACACCCCCATGAGGATGGGAACTCCGACCCCTCCCGCCATTACCGGAAAGGCGGCAAAGGCATTACCCATGATCATGGTGAAGATGGTCATCCCGAGACAGAAGACCGCTACCGCAACCAGCTTGAAGTCCATCGGGATATAGGTTGTCGTCACGTTTGCGACCGCCTTGCCAACGCCTGCATCCATGAACAAAAGCCCAAGGACGGCCAGCATGTGGGGAAGCACCACGGCCCATCCCATCGAGTCGATCAGGCGGCGTGCTTCGCGCATGGCCTGCACCGGTGTGGATCCGGTGAAGCGGCAGGCGACGATCAGGGCGAGGATGCAGCCGATGCCGAGGCTGACCAGGGTGAAGTTCTTTTGATCGAGCAGGAACATGCCGCCGATCTTGGTTTTCTGGAACACCACCGAGCCGATCATAGTGGTGAAGGGGATGATCAAAGCCGGATAGAGCAGGCGGTTGCCGAGTTTCACGGCGCTGTCGTGGCGCTCTTTGGCGGTGAACTGGTGGTACTTGCCGAGTGAGACACCGCCCAGACCCGCGATGAGCGCCATGGCTACGACGATGATGCCTGCGAAAAGGGGAGGGATCAGGTCACCGATCAGAAACACCACCGCGTAGAGGGCCCAGAACGAGCCGGTAGCGATCCTTCTTGGGTTCCCTTTGTCGCGAAAGGACATCAGGGAGATGATGGTCAGGGTCAGTCCGAGCAGTATGAAAAAGTAGTTCAGGGGCAAGATCGTCGAGCTCATGCTTTTTCTCCTGTGAATGCTTCAGTAACTACGGCTTCAGTCGTTTTCTGCAGTCCCAGTTCACGTTCGATTTCGACATCCAGCCTGCGCAGGCGGAAAGCGTGGATGGTGAACGCGGAGATGGCCGTCGGGATGCCCCATAGCGCCATGTGCAGCGGATTGACCTCTATGCTGTACCCCCGCAGGATCGTCTGCATCAGCACGATGGCTCCGAACGCCACGAAGATGTCTTCCCCGAAGAAGAGCCCCACGTTATCCGTGGCGGCCGCCATTGCCCGTATCTTGTGCAGCAGCTTCTCCGGTATGGAGCCGTAACGGTTTTCGGTGGCCCCCTCCGCCATCGGCGCTATCAGCGGGCGCACCATTTGGGGATGGCCGCCGAGACTCACTAAGCCAAGCCCCGCAGTGATTTCGCGCACAAACAGGTAGACCATCAGCAACCGCCCCGCAGTCGCCGACTTGATCTTGGCGATGATCAGCTGGGCCTGTTCCTTCAGCCCGTAGCGCTCCAAAAGACCGATGACCCCCAGCGGCAGCAATAGAATCAGGGGCAGATTTCTGGTCTTGATGAATCCGGTGCCCAGCGAGATGAGGATTTTGTCGATGGGCATGGCTGCGGTGAGACCGGTAACCACCGCCGCGATGATTACAACCATTACGGGGTTTTGCCGTAGGATAAAACCGGCAATGATTACGGCAACTCCGATGAGCGGCCAGAGATTTACAGCTCCTTGCATGGCATTCTCCTTTTCCAGGTGGTGAACCTACGATTATGAACTTAGCGCCGACCGGTCTGCTCTGGAGTCTCAGGCCGAGCAGTGGATATTAAGAAATTTATGTCTCTCAGGAGCCTTCACCAGAGCCGTAAATGGGAAGAGGGGGGCTGCTCTTGTCGTGAAGTCTGTCCGCCGTCCAATCAGGCACTGCGTGAGCAGGCAGGACAGCGGCCGCACAGCGGTCTGTACCTGCCGTAACAAACACTGTTCGGTATACAAACATTTCGTTGATAAAATGTCAACGTTTTGTTGATGAGTCGTTGATGTTTTTTTTGCAGTCATAGGCGGATAGCCATGAGCTTCAGCCTGAGGGCTTGTCATGGTTATGTCGGCGGCAACGGCGCGCAATGAGTACCTCTCCGCTCTGTATGCGGTTGAGCCTCTGGAACAGGGTTTCCTGAGAGTCGAGCTGGAAGGTGTGAGAGTGGAGACGAGGTGGTGGATGTAATTTCGGGAGGGCAAGACGAAGTGACAGATGAGACAGGTGGGGGGCGGGCATGCTGCTGCGGGAAAACAAAAAGGCCCTGATCGCTCAGGGCCTTTTTGTTCTCTGAAACTGCTTGTAATAGTTGGCGAGATGCCCATATAACGAATTGGTTAACATCTTGGTATTACATTGCTATTCTGTGTATGCTCGGAGCATATACCCCCAATAATACCCCCTCCATGATGGCTCTTATTGCGTTACTCCCCCTCCCCCCCTGAGTCCTGGACGGGACCATTTTCCCAGGGGGGGAGGGTGGCTTGAGCAAGGTCGCTGTGCAACTATCGGTGCTCTTCTAACGCGTTGGAAACAAAAAGGGTGCGAGGAAGGCTGCAGCTTTTGGATCTCGTTCTCGTGGTGTCCACTCCCTTGCTAGCTTTTGGGCCTGTTCAATCTGGCTGGCGGTCATGAGGCTTGCTAACTCTTGCAAATATTGTGGAATAGGCGAATGGCCCTGCGATCTTGCTAAATTAGCCCACTTATGAGCCTCGACGTAATCTTGCAACACTCCCACTCCTCCCCAATATCTTGCACTTAACCTCAGTTGCGCATCTGGATCTCCCTGTTGTGCAGCTAACAAATACAATTTTGTAGCAGTAGCCGCATCCCTTGTCACCCCCCTGCCTGTGTCATAGAACCACGCCAACAAGCTTTCTGCTTCTTTAAGATCTACTCTCACTAGGCTAGATAGCCAAATTAGCGCCTGCCGGTCATCCTGTGATACTCCTTTATTGAAGGCATAGTCAGTAGCAACCAGATACATCGACACCCAGTTACCTAGTTTAGCTGATAGAAGAGCCCAATTGAACCCTTCTGAGTCATCTTGCCTTACTCCTTGACCAAGTCGATACATCATGGATAGATAATATTGCGGCCATCCATCTGTGTCTTCGCCGCTGCTTACTTCCGTTTTACATAACGAAAAAGCACTAGCATAGTTCTTGGCTAAATAAGCATCAGCACAAGTTGAATATTCGGCCCCCGCCATCCTAACATCCACTATGATGCTCACGAATATCAACAGTAATGAGAGGGATTTTTTTAACACATTACCACCTCCTGTTGAAGTTGCCATTTCCCAGTATACCGCGATATCGGCCACTGTCTTATGATCCGTCCCCTTGGTGTGGTTCCGGCAGTATCAGAGTCCAATGCGTTTCAGTCAGCCTGACAGTTTTGCAGGTAGCTCTGAATAAAATCAATAGGTTAGATGTTGACAGCGCGTGCTAATGCAGGTACGATTGGATTATCCAAAAGGAAGCGGCCAAGCGAAATCACCGTGTGCCTGAGTCTCTCCGCATTGTGAAGTGCGGGGGCGGTTACCCTTGGCGACCGTTGGAAAGACTCAGGCTCCAAAATCCAAAAACGTCAAGGGGGTAGCAAATGGAAAAGCGAATGATGCTGTCGGAAAAAATCGCGCTGGAAATGGCTATCGTTGAGAAGCACGGTGACATGATGGTTTACCTGGGCGATATGGAGCCGCTCACGGGCGCAGACCTGGAAGTGGTCACCGCGTTGGAACCTGAGAAGCACGGGGAAAAGTTTCTGCACATAGGCGACTGGTAAAAAACGGTAGGATAGTAAAGGCGGGGGGGCTGAGAAGGCCCCCTTTTCATATCTGAATGAGGGGGCGATATGGTTGAGAAATCCATCGAACAGGTCACGATGACAATCAAGGAGGCGGTGGAGAGGCACAAGGGTGTCACGGCCCGACAATTCCGTAAATTGTGCCTCAGAGGAAAGTATCTAGCCAAGATCCACGGCGGGGCAAGCAGAGTTCCGGCGAAGGAACTGAACACCGCTCTCTTCGCTAAGAAGTGGGGGCGGGATTGGCAGATTCCAGTTGCAGAGTTGGACCGGCTTTTTTTGCCTACTGAAAACTATCGATGATGATGGTGGGCTGCAGACTAGCACCCTGGCGGGGAATTGTCTGCAACCCGAAGAGTTGTGTCGGCTATTTCCAGAAAGACGAGAGCGGCTTTTTCTGTGTGCTCGGCTGCCAGGACTTACCGCCGTCATTGGAGACAATTTTTTGGCCGGTCTGCGGATTGGTGGCGTACATGGGAGCCGGTGCTGCCGGTTTCTCGCTGCCGCCCTTGTAGGTCTTGAAGCGGTCACCGTGGGTTGCTCTCAGGTAGCCTTCGGTATTGGCGATTTCAGCCCGTACCGTGGCAAGGGCATTGTCAATCTGCGTCTGCGGTATGACTTGGCCGGTAATCGGGTCGTAGCCTTTCTGGATACCAGCTTCTTGCCTGCGAAGGGTTTGGAGCTTTGTTACCCACTGGTTGAAGTCCTGTCGCTCGTCCTTTGCTGCTCTTTCCCCTTCGTGATCTTTTGCCACTTTCGGGTGATTGGTGACGCCGGTATTCTCCACCGGACGTGCGAACATATCCAGGCTGACAACATGGGTTGCATCGCCTGCGCTGGTGGTCACGGTCTTGTTGGTCGGGCCAGAGTTCCGGCTTGCGATGTCCTTCAGGCGTTCGTCCACAACTTTCGGGTCTGCGCCGGGGATGGAATAAAGCAGTTCAGCAAGGCCGTTCCAACTGCCTACGGTACGCTTCAGGGGGTATTTGGCGATGGTCTGGTTGATCTGGTCATTTGCCGCGACCACCTTCTGCTTCTCGTCAAAGGTGCGGTTCTTGTCGAGAGTGTTGAGGTTGGTGTTCAGCACCTTGTCCATTTTTTCCGACATGGGGTTGGTCACCCTCGCGGCGAAGTCGGCAGGGGTAGCGGTACCTGCGGCCACACGGCGCTCGATGGAGCCGAGCCGTTGCAGGTTCTCGATGTCCCTTGCCTCGCTGTTGGTAACAGGGTTGGTGCTGTACCCCTTGCTGAAGAAAGAAAGATCCCCGTTGAACCCTTGGCGCTGTAGCTCCTGCCGGGATGCGGGGTCATTGAAGAAACGCGGGTCGGTGGTGCCGGTCTGGTCGGCGTAATTCTGAAGGGTGTTCACCTCGGGGATGGCGTTCTTCTCGTTGATCCCTTTGGCAACGTCAAGAGAACGAGCCAGGGCTTTGCCTGCGGCCTCGGGGTTGGAGAACCTCTTGAGCATGGCCGCGTCAACCGGCGTGTTCGGGTCGGTGGCGAACTGCTGAAGGAGTTGGGTTGCGGCTTCTTTATCCTGGTCCTCGTTCTGTTGGTCCCTTACCTGCCGGTATGTCTGGTAGATGGAGTTCACCGGGTCCACAATCAATTTGTCTGCGGCGAAAGGTGCACCAAGCACCGCCGCCCATGCTGGCATTCCCATGTCGGTCCCCTCTTATGCTGCTGGTGTGTTCCCGTTGCCTCGGGGTGGCTTGATTCGTCCCTTCTGCTAGCAAATCAGTTCCTAAGTTACAAAAACCGAACAAAAAGGACTTGTTATCATCTTCTCTGCGGTGTTCACCTGTATTGTGCAGGTGGTAGTCTTCAAGATTCATGCAGCAAGGCATCGGATTTGTCTTATAATGGCAAATCAGCTTTTAGCCCTGCCACCACCATGCTCACACGACAAAACAGGCGGCAAAGTGCCAAATCAGTCTTCGCCCGTTTCATCACGCTTTTGTTTCTGGCCTTCGCTGCCGCCGCCGTCCGAACCCGAACCCATTTCACCGTTGCTAGGGCAGGGGGGCAGGTAACCGCCCTCACATGCTTCCCGCACCAGCCGCGCCATGATCCCGATGTTATCGGTTGATTGGCCGCGAATGAGCCGCGCTTTATCGGTGAAGGTGGCCGCAGAAATTGCCTTCTGCTGTAGGCTCGCTTTGGCTAGATCTTCTTCCGACACCGAATCCAGCACGGCCACGGCCAGTTGCTCAAAACGATTGGCAAGGCGGTCTTCAATCTTTGCCCTGGCATCGAGGACATCAGGCTCTTTCAGCACCCGTGCAATCGTCTTGGGGGCGCGGCCTGTAGCCTTGGCTATGGCCCTCTGGCTTTTCCCTGTGGCTGCAAGGGCTGCAATCTCTTGCTTCTCGATAGTGTCGAGGTGGTCCGATCTGGTTTTCATAATGACCTCATATAAAAAAAGGTAGTTGCCCGGTCGCCTCAGTTGACTACATGAAACGCTCCATCCCGGTAAATCTTGGTTTCATACTCCCTGAGCTTCAGCCTTATTTCCTCATCCGAGACATTAAGCGCTGCCTCTATCTGGTTGCGGATATGAGGAGGTGCGATCCGCATCGCTATCTCAATCAGATATTGGCACTCTTCGCTGCGGAGCCAGCTCATATCCTGCTCGACCTTTTCAGACATCATCTGGATTATCTCTTCATAGGTGATTCCGTTATTTATTTTCATGGCTTGTAGCTCCTTCTTACCATTAGAGGTACAGCGCCACTTCGCGCATTTGCGCGCGCATCTGCACTGCGCATCGTTGTTCTTGCTCTTGCTCTTGTTCTTTAATCCTTCAAAGTGGAAGATCCTCTTTCTAGGAACTGAAGGTACTGTTCCCTCAACTCGGGTTGTAGAAGGTTCAGCCCGTCAGTTGAGACCACCAGCAAGCTCGCCTCCGTCAGGCGGCTTTGTAGAGAGGTCCACGCCTCAAGCGTAAGGCCCATGGCTTTCGCGTTCCCCGGTGGGAAATTATCGACCATGCCCCCACGTCTCCACGCAATCACGCACCAAAGCAAGAACAGGCCTTTATCCTCGGGGGCGAGGGTGCTAAAACGCAGGTCTTTTTCGAGTTGCTCGGGGACAACGCTGAAGTACGGTGCGGTCCTTTCTTCAGGGGGGCGTACCTGTAATTCCTCTTGTGGGATGCTGCGGTATTTTTTGGCGCTCGTTCCGCGTCGATGGCTGTTCTTGATCTCGCCTACCTTGAACATGTCGCCTCCCCCATTCCTGAGAGTTGAAGGCGAACGGCCTCGATCCCTTCCTTCTGTGCAAGATCGTTGAAGTCCGAATCTTTCGGCCCCCTGGCACCAGGGAACAGGGGGAGCGCCAGCATACCGCCTACGATCCTTGCCGCTTCAGTTGCCATTGCAGCGCCGGGGTTGTCTTCGGTAGCGTGATCATCGTCTCCCGCAATGATGATTGGCAAGTCTGGAAACTGCGCCCTAATACCTTGCGCCACGGTAAGCAGGTTCCCTGCATCAAATGCGATGGCTACAGCATTGCCGGTTGCCCGATGAACGGTCGCGCCGGTCGCGTAGCCTTCACAGATAATGACGGGTTCCCTTGAAGCAATTTCCCCAAGCAGAAAAAAGTTCCCCTGTTTCACCGTCCCAGGCGTGAACCGCTTTGCCCCGTCTGGCCAGATTCGTTGCAAACCATGAAGGGAACCACCGATGTCTCTCACCGGAACCAACAGTGCTCCTTTGTGGTAGCGCAACCCCAAAGCAGAAACACCTTTGCGAACGAGGTAGGGATGTTTGTCTTGTGCCGGGGGTGCCGCTGTCCAGATCCGCTCGTGGTCAACCGTCAGTTGTTCAAGGGGATGGACTTGGGGAGAATAGCGAAACTCAGAACCATCAGTCCCGGCCTGCCAACGGTGAATCACCCCCGGTTTTTTGTAGGTGCCGAAAGTAGCGTTCACGGGGTGGTCTGCGTGGAGGCAGTACCAGCCGTTTCGGGAACCGCGCTTATCGCCGTTCACGTAAAACCTGTGTGTCACTCCATCCGGTACAGGGGACGTTCCAGGGTCGAGTCCTGCGGCGCACATGGCTTGCCTGACATC contains these protein-coding regions:
- a CDS encoding DUF969 domain-containing protein, with protein sequence MQGAVNLWPLIGVAVIIAGFILRQNPVMVVIIAAVVTGLTAAMPIDKILISLGTGFIKTRNLPLILLLPLGVIGLLERYGLKEQAQLIIAKIKSATAGRLLMVYLFVREITAGLGLVSLGGHPQMVRPLIAPMAEGATENRYGSIPEKLLHKIRAMAAATDNVGLFFGEDIFVAFGAIVLMQTILRGYSIEVNPLHMALWGIPTAISAFTIHAFRLRRLDVEIERELGLQKTTEAVVTEAFTGEKA
- a CDS encoding helix-turn-helix domain-containing protein — its product is MKTRSDHLDTIEKQEIAALAATGKSQRAIAKATGRAPKTIARVLKEPDVLDARAKIEDRLANRFEQLAVAVLDSVSEEDLAKASLQQKAISAATFTDKARLIRGQSTDNIGIMARLVREACEGGYLPPCPSNGEMGSGSDGGGSEGQKQKRDETGED
- a CDS encoding toprim domain-containing protein, which produces MNATFGTYKKPGVIHRWQAGTDGSEFRYSPQVHPLEQLTVDHERIWTAAPPAQDKHPYLVRKGVSALGLRYHKGALLVPVRDIGGSLHGLQRIWPDGAKRFTPGTVKQGNFFLLGEIASREPVIICEGYATGATVHRATGNAVAIAFDAGNLLTVAQGIRAQFPDLPIIIAGDDDHATEDNPGAAMATEAARIVGGMLALPLFPGARGPKDSDFNDLAQKEGIEAVRLQLSGMGEATCSR
- a CDS encoding tetratricopeptide repeat protein, with translation MADIAVYWEMATSTGGGNVLKKSLSLLLIFVSIIVDVRMAGAEYSTCADAYLAKNYASAFSLCKTEVSSGEDTDGWPQYYLSMMYRLGQGVRQDDSEGFNWALLSAKLGNWVSMYLVATDYAFNKGVSQDDRQALIWLSSLVRVDLKEAESLLAWFYDTGRGVTRDAATATKLYLLAAQQGDPDAQLRLSARYWGGVGVLQDYVEAHKWANLARSQGHSPIPQYLQELASLMTASQIEQAQKLAREWTPRERDPKAAAFLAPFLFPTR
- a CDS encoding DUF979 domain-containing protein, whose amino-acid sequence is MSSTILPLNYFFILLGLTLTIISLMSFRDKGNPRRIATGSFWALYAVVFLIGDLIPPLFAGIIVVAMALIAGLGGVSLGKYHQFTAKERHDSAVKLGNRLLYPALIIPFTTMIGSVVFQKTKIGGMFLLDQKNFTLVSLGIGCILALIVACRFTGSTPVQAMREARRLIDSMGWAVVLPHMLAVLGLLFMDAGVGKAVANVTTTYIPMDFKLVAVAVFCLGMTIFTMIMGNAFAAFPVMAGGVGVPILMGVFHGNPAIVAAIGMFSGYCGTLMTPMAANFNIVPAALLELPDKNGVIKVQIMTALPLLVVNIALMYFLMNAF